In one window of Shewanella goraebulensis DNA:
- a CDS encoding ATP-dependent DNA helicase, producing MSSRLQKEVELAFSSVGALAKSVHQYRPRQSQFDMAMAVSSAIADKHNLILEAGTGVGKTYAYLIPALLSGKQVIISTGSKNLQEQLFFKDLPLLLKMFSVAPKIALLKGRSNYLCQLRLEKNLQQISQMSPQVVDELIKINQWASMTKDGDTGNLTSVAENSATIATVTSTKESCTGKRCSYYDACFSRKAKIKAQDAKVVVVNHHLFFADRLLKDTGFAELLPEADVVVFDEAHLVPDVCINYFGQQISTRDIDRLLNQVIEIYRTELRDSIQLEQLSQRILVKLSHWQNELLEAEVTDWRQVISNKSLATHSWDLLKELTLILTVTTEHVGRSELLDDVVTQLSAVIGNLQSYFECNDQNAAYSVEPSGRFTMLRIAPINIAKQCQQLFDKQTQWIFTSATLQVNRQLKHFADELGLGKVKQIILDSPFDYPNQALFCVPRHLAKSGQSAANVNQLVDVCTQAINAAQGRTFILFTSHHMLQQVAIALQRKVNYPLLVQGQASKQSLLNKFRQLGNGVLLGTSSFWEGIDVRGRLLSCVIIDKLPFVSPDDTLYRARAANAERSNKDPFNTISLPQAVISLKQGVGRLIRDEKDRGVLILCDNRIVNRPYGEAFINSLPPMSRTRDLDAALSFLKSIP from the coding sequence GTGAGCAGTAGGTTACAAAAAGAAGTTGAATTGGCTTTTTCTTCTGTGGGCGCTTTAGCTAAAAGTGTTCATCAATATCGCCCGAGACAAAGTCAGTTTGATATGGCAATGGCTGTGAGTAGTGCAATTGCTGATAAACATAATTTGATTTTAGAAGCGGGTACTGGCGTAGGTAAAACTTATGCTTATTTGATTCCTGCATTGTTAAGCGGTAAACAAGTCATCATTAGTACTGGTAGTAAAAACTTACAAGAGCAATTATTTTTTAAAGACTTACCTCTGCTACTGAAGATGTTTTCTGTTGCGCCCAAAATTGCATTATTAAAAGGCCGTAGTAATTATTTATGTCAGCTAAGGCTTGAAAAAAACCTACAGCAAATCAGCCAAATGTCGCCTCAAGTAGTTGATGAACTGATCAAAATAAATCAATGGGCGAGTATGACCAAAGACGGTGATACCGGTAATTTAACCTCTGTTGCTGAAAATTCTGCCACTATCGCGACTGTCACCAGTACTAAAGAGAGCTGTACGGGTAAAAGATGTAGTTATTACGACGCATGTTTTAGCCGTAAAGCAAAAATTAAGGCGCAAGATGCCAAAGTGGTAGTAGTGAATCATCATTTATTTTTTGCTGACAGGTTACTTAAAGACACAGGCTTTGCTGAGCTATTACCAGAAGCTGATGTTGTCGTTTTTGATGAAGCCCATTTAGTCCCTGATGTGTGTATTAACTATTTTGGGCAGCAAATTTCGACTCGAGATATTGACCGTTTACTTAATCAAGTTATCGAAATTTACCGCACTGAACTGCGTGACAGTATTCAATTAGAACAACTTAGCCAACGCATTTTAGTGAAACTATCCCATTGGCAAAATGAGTTACTGGAAGCTGAAGTAACAGATTGGCGTCAGGTAATATCCAACAAATCACTGGCGACGCACTCATGGGATTTATTAAAAGAACTTACCTTGATATTAACGGTGACTACAGAACATGTTGGTCGAAGTGAGTTGCTAGATGATGTGGTGACACAGTTATCAGCTGTGATTGGTAATTTACAAAGCTATTTTGAATGTAACGATCAAAACGCTGCTTATAGTGTCGAGCCAAGTGGACGCTTTACCATGTTACGAATTGCGCCTATTAATATTGCTAAACAATGTCAGCAATTATTTGATAAACAAACTCAATGGATTTTCACTTCGGCTACTTTGCAAGTTAATCGTCAGCTAAAACATTTTGCAGATGAACTAGGGCTTGGCAAAGTTAAACAAATTATCCTCGACAGTCCGTTTGATTATCCCAATCAAGCCTTATTTTGTGTGCCAAGACATTTGGCAAAGTCTGGGCAGTCGGCCGCGAATGTAAATCAATTAGTCGATGTGTGCACTCAAGCGATAAACGCCGCTCAAGGTCGTACCTTTATTCTGTTCACTAGCCACCATATGTTGCAGCAGGTAGCTATAGCGCTACAACGAAAGGTTAATTATCCTTTGTTAGTACAAGGACAAGCGAGTAAGCAAAGCTTGTTAAATAAATTCCGGCAGCTTGGTAACGGGGTACTCTTAGGAACAAGCAGCTTTTGGGAAGGGATTGATGTAAGAGGGCGGCTATTGAGCTGCGTAATAATCGATAAGCTCCCATTTGTGTCACCAGATGACACCCTATATCGAGCCAGAGCAGCTAACGCAGAGAGAAGTAATAAAGACCCATTTAATACTATTTCCTTGCCACAAGCTGTCATTAGTTTAAAACAAGGTGTCGGCCGGCTTATTAGAGATGAAAAGGATCGCGGAGTATTAATATTGTGCGATAACCGCATTGTTAATCGACCCTATGGTGAGGCATTTATTAACTCATTGCCGCCAATGAGCCGTACTCGTGATTTAGATGCCGCGTTAAGCTTTTTAAAAAGTATCCCATAA
- the tsaB gene encoding tRNA (adenosine(37)-N6)-threonylcarbamoyltransferase complex dimerization subunit type 1 TsaB, with product MTQIDSNLTILALDTCTESCSAALLHQQGLHTRSANAPREHSQRLLPMVDEVLKEAEIKIANVNLIAYGRGPGSFTGIRICTSMTQGLALGHDIPVIGISTLAAMAQMAIDSAQAKQVFVAIDARMNEIYWAQFVDIDGIATLVGDEHVTNPDKVLISLDTKQEIILCGTGFDAYPDLLTDIDSTKMSDIKLPDAAAMIKLAQVGFAQGLSTPVDDLAPVYLRDTVTWKKLPGRE from the coding sequence ATGACTCAAATTGATTCAAATTTAACGATACTTGCATTAGATACATGTACAGAATCTTGTTCTGCTGCGTTATTACATCAGCAAGGTTTACATACCCGTTCAGCTAATGCTCCAAGAGAACATAGCCAACGCTTATTACCTATGGTTGATGAAGTACTAAAAGAAGCTGAGATTAAAATTGCGAATGTAAACTTGATTGCATATGGCCGTGGACCAGGTAGTTTTACTGGGATCCGTATATGTACCAGCATGACGCAAGGGCTAGCATTGGGTCATGATATTCCTGTTATTGGGATTTCAACTTTGGCAGCAATGGCGCAAATGGCGATTGATTCAGCCCAAGCTAAACAAGTTTTTGTTGCGATTGATGCACGAATGAATGAAATCTACTGGGCGCAATTTGTTGATATCGATGGCATTGCGACCTTAGTTGGCGACGAGCATGTAACTAACCCAGATAAAGTACTCATTAGTTTGGATACCAAACAAGAGATCATCTTATGTGGTACTGGTTTTGATGCTTACCCAGATTTATTAACTGATATTGACTCAACCAAGATGTCTGATATTAAATTACCCGATGCTGCAGCAATGATAAAACTTGCTCAGGTCGGTTTCGCACAAGGTTTATCAACGCCAGTTGATGATTTAGCGCCTGTATATTTACGTGATACGGTGACTTGGAAAAAACTTCCGGGAAGAGAATAA
- a CDS encoding M50 family metallopeptidase has product MHDPKPKSLSAIPSKGIFFLEVLVAFLITKLPFISIPFKWFESYFHEISHGLAAIVSGGMVNQIQLFPNGAGLCFTQGGFAPLITFSGYFGAALWGYLIFLLATWRAGIRLTLGLLGLTVVASILFWARDLLTIAILISLALFLLLPLKFDHSSWLNSLLRMLGLMIILNAMTSPTVLFGLSTQGDAAKLSQLTWLPSWIWVIMWVAFSCFMLWMCWRRVDDNKPQTV; this is encoded by the coding sequence ATGCATGATCCTAAGCCGAAAAGCTTATCTGCTATTCCTTCTAAAGGAATATTCTTCCTAGAAGTCCTTGTCGCATTCCTTATTACCAAACTCCCTTTTATCAGTATTCCGTTTAAATGGTTTGAAAGTTATTTCCATGAGATCTCTCACGGGCTTGCTGCAATTGTTTCTGGCGGAATGGTTAACCAAATTCAATTGTTTCCAAATGGCGCTGGTTTGTGTTTTACCCAAGGTGGCTTTGCACCGTTAATTACATTTAGTGGTTATTTTGGCGCAGCTCTTTGGGGTTATCTTATTTTTTTGTTAGCGACTTGGCGTGCGGGGATTCGATTAACCCTAGGTTTATTAGGTTTGACCGTTGTCGCTTCAATTTTATTTTGGGCTCGAGATTTATTAACCATTGCTATTCTTATTAGCCTTGCTTTATTTTTACTACTGCCACTTAAATTTGACCATTCAAGTTGGTTGAATAGTTTACTTCGTATGCTCGGTCTTATGATTATCCTTAATGCCATGACGAGCCCAACAGTGTTATTTGGCTTATCAACTCAAGGCGATGCGGCTAAACTTTCACAGTTAACATGGCTGCCGTCTTGGATATGGGTCATCATGTGGGTAGCGTTTAGTTGCTTTATGTTATGGATGTGCTGGCGAAGAGTTGACGACAACAAGCCACAAACAGTTTAG
- a CDS encoding class I SAM-dependent methyltransferase: MKRTLLLTTALGLSTLGLATVSHSVIAHDHASSEKSQAVKINPQLAAAVASDFRSEKNTARDNYRNPAETLAFLGIQADDTVIELWPGGGWYTEILAPYLAEKGRYIGGIFETNPKEDTKRTQYYAKAGKKFEAWLSDNKEAVGNASTVTFQPPASVDLGIDNSADYVLTFRNLHNWAGQKQLENAFTSSYKVLKDGGVFGVVEHRANPGMSFDSGYMDQAEMIALAEKVGFTFVASSEVNANPKDTKDYAKGVWTLPPRLALEDEDKQKYLDIGESDRMTLKFVKKAK; the protein is encoded by the coding sequence ATGAAACGTACGTTACTGTTAACCACCGCGCTTGGTTTAAGCACGTTAGGTTTAGCTACCGTTAGTCATAGTGTAATTGCACATGACCATGCAAGCAGCGAAAAATCTCAAGCTGTTAAAATTAATCCTCAATTAGCAGCTGCGGTTGCGAGTGATTTTCGCAGCGAAAAAAATACTGCCCGTGATAACTACCGTAATCCAGCTGAGACACTTGCATTTCTTGGTATTCAAGCAGATGACACAGTGATCGAATTATGGCCTGGAGGTGGTTGGTATACTGAAATTTTAGCCCCTTATTTAGCTGAAAAAGGCCGATACATAGGCGGGATTTTCGAAACAAATCCAAAAGAAGATACCAAACGTACTCAGTATTACGCTAAAGCAGGTAAAAAGTTTGAAGCTTGGTTAAGCGACAATAAAGAAGCCGTTGGTAATGCATCGACTGTGACTTTTCAGCCTCCTGCATCAGTTGATTTAGGTATTGATAACAGTGCAGATTATGTACTGACGTTTCGTAACCTTCATAACTGGGCTGGACAAAAACAGTTAGAAAATGCCTTTACTTCGTCTTATAAAGTATTAAAAGATGGCGGTGTTTTTGGTGTTGTAGAACATCGCGCTAATCCTGGTATGTCTTTTGACAGTGGCTATATGGATCAAGCTGAAATGATCGCGTTAGCTGAAAAAGTAGGTTTTACATTCGTAGCATCTTCAGAAGTTAATGCTAACCCTAAAGACACCAAAGATTACGCCAAAGGCGTGTGGACGTTACCTCCACGCTTAGCACTTGAAGATGAAGATAAGCAAAAGTATCTTGATATAGGTGAAAGCGATCGCATGACACTTAAGTTTGTAAAAAAAGCGAAGTAA
- a CDS encoding alpha/beta fold hydrolase, giving the protein MNEPIVKSPQYEDVDFQLAHIRLAAKRYGQKDKPILLALHGWLDNADSFVPLVAAFEQQSLFEDFQLIAIDWPGHGLSQHRPGHYPLHWIDYLYDLDELMTKLTQTQPVSIIGHSLGGIVAAAYNAAFPDKVTQLILIEALSPIFESAKHSKDRLNRSFKQHHRFNQSRMNVENESQLAPNEHIRGLTIERAVNARHQLTGMDKQWCELIIKRNLEIKNQQYCWKSDPRLKLDSPYRLTFEQVDVLMSVSDTPCLLILAEQGFKQLKLALPQAKLWFNHLMYVQIEGDHHLHMGSAEQVANKIRTFILN; this is encoded by the coding sequence ATGAATGAGCCAATTGTAAAATCGCCGCAATATGAGGATGTCGATTTTCAATTGGCTCATATTCGTTTAGCGGCAAAGCGATACGGACAAAAAGATAAACCCATCTTATTAGCGCTTCATGGCTGGTTAGATAATGCAGACAGCTTCGTGCCTTTAGTTGCAGCATTTGAACAACAATCGCTATTTGAAGACTTCCAACTCATTGCGATTGATTGGCCAGGCCATGGCTTATCACAACATCGACCAGGGCATTATCCATTGCATTGGATTGATTACCTCTATGATCTCGATGAGTTAATGACCAAGTTAACTCAAACACAGCCCGTAAGCATTATTGGTCACTCCTTGGGAGGAATCGTTGCAGCTGCTTATAACGCAGCTTTTCCTGATAAAGTCACCCAATTAATATTAATTGAAGCACTATCGCCTATATTTGAATCAGCTAAACATTCTAAAGATCGTTTAAATAGAAGCTTTAAGCAGCATCACCGCTTTAATCAATCCAGGATGAATGTTGAAAACGAAAGTCAATTGGCACCTAATGAGCATATTCGTGGCTTAACCATCGAGCGTGCGGTAAACGCACGGCATCAGTTAACGGGAATGGACAAACAATGGTGTGAGTTAATTATTAAGCGCAATCTTGAAATTAAAAATCAGCAATATTGTTGGAAAAGTGATCCACGTTTAAAACTGGATTCGCCTTATAGATTAACCTTTGAACAGGTTGATGTTTTAATGAGCGTCAGTGACACACCTTGTTTATTAATATTAGCCGAACAGGGCTTTAAACAGTTAAAATTAGCTTTGCCCCAAGCAAAGTTGTGGTTTAACCATTTAATGTATGTGCAAATTGAAGGAGATCATCATTTGCACATGGGCAGTGCGGAGCAAGTTGCTAACAAGATTAGAACATTTATTCTAAATTAA
- the fadD gene encoding long-chain-fatty-acid--CoA ligase FadD encodes MDQPWINNLPEHVPAEIDTQQFASLVDMFESAVSKYADQPAFINMGATLTYRKLEERSRAFAAYLQNELKLEKGDRVALMMPNLLQYPIALFGVLRAGMVVVNVNPLYTPRELKHQLVDSGAKAIVVVSNFARTLEEVVAETPVESVIITGLGDQLSAPKRTLVNFVVKYIKKMVPKYNLPHALSFRQSLTKGRRQQYIKPEITSEDLSFLQYTGGTTGVSKGAMLTHGNVVSNVLQANGAYSPALKDGTEFVVTALPLYHIFALTVNCLLFLHKGSKNLLITNPRDLPAFVGELKKYPFTALTGVNTLFNALVNDEDFKSLDFSRLKLSIGGGMAVQKAVADKWQNITETRLLEGYGLTEASPLVTCCPYNLEGYNGSIGFPAPSTDIQIRDDEGKVLAQGETGELFAKGPQVMKGYWQRPEETAKVIDKNGWLATGDIGYMDEKGFFFIVDRKKDMILVSGFNVFPNEVEDVVALHPKVIEVAAVGVPNDASGELVKIFVVAKDSSLTEGDIIKHCRHHLTGYKVPKLVEFRDELPKSNVGKILRRELRDEVKSA; translated from the coding sequence GTGGACCAGCCTTGGATAAATAACTTACCAGAACACGTACCGGCAGAAATTGATACTCAGCAATTTGCTTCCTTAGTCGATATGTTTGAATCTGCAGTATCAAAATACGCTGATCAACCTGCATTTATTAATATGGGGGCGACGCTTACTTACCGTAAGTTAGAAGAAAGAAGTCGTGCATTTGCAGCCTATTTACAAAATGAATTAAAGCTTGAAAAAGGTGACCGTGTTGCCTTGATGATGCCAAACTTACTGCAATATCCTATTGCATTATTTGGTGTCTTAAGAGCGGGTATGGTAGTGGTAAACGTAAACCCACTTTATACCCCTAGAGAACTAAAGCACCAACTAGTGGATTCAGGTGCTAAAGCCATTGTAGTCGTTTCAAATTTTGCACGAACTTTAGAAGAAGTTGTTGCTGAAACGCCTGTTGAGTCCGTGATTATTACTGGTCTTGGAGACCAACTAAGCGCGCCTAAACGTACTTTGGTTAACTTTGTCGTTAAATACATTAAGAAGATGGTACCTAAGTACAACTTACCCCATGCGCTTTCTTTCAGACAATCGCTAACTAAGGGCCGTCGCCAGCAATATATCAAACCTGAAATTACCTCAGAAGATTTATCATTCCTACAATACACTGGCGGCACTACAGGTGTATCAAAGGGGGCAATGCTAACCCATGGAAACGTAGTGAGTAATGTTCTACAAGCAAACGGTGCTTATTCACCGGCGCTTAAAGACGGAACTGAGTTCGTTGTCACTGCATTACCGCTTTATCATATTTTTGCCCTTACAGTAAATTGCTTACTGTTCCTTCATAAAGGCAGCAAAAACCTATTAATTACTAACCCGCGCGATTTGCCAGCTTTTGTAGGCGAGCTTAAAAAATATCCTTTTACTGCGTTAACAGGCGTTAATACACTATTTAATGCCCTAGTTAATGATGAAGATTTTAAAAGCCTTGATTTTAGTCGATTGAAATTATCTATCGGCGGCGGCATGGCTGTGCAAAAAGCTGTTGCTGATAAATGGCAGAATATTACTGAGACTCGTTTATTAGAAGGTTATGGCTTAACAGAGGCATCACCTCTGGTAACTTGTTGTCCGTATAACCTAGAAGGTTACAATGGATCAATTGGTTTCCCTGCGCCTTCAACTGACATTCAAATTCGAGATGATGAAGGTAAGGTGTTAGCACAAGGCGAAACTGGAGAACTTTTTGCTAAAGGCCCACAAGTAATGAAAGGCTATTGGCAACGCCCAGAAGAAACAGCCAAAGTGATTGATAAAAACGGTTGGTTAGCCACAGGTGATATTGGTTACATGGATGAAAAGGGTTTTTTCTTTATCGTTGACCGTAAAAAAGACATGATTCTGGTTTCTGGTTTTAACGTTTTCCCTAATGAAGTTGAAGATGTAGTTGCTCTGCATCCGAAAGTGATTGAGGTTGCTGCAGTCGGTGTACCGAATGATGCCAGCGGGGAATTGGTTAAAATATTTGTCGTGGCTAAAGATAGCAGTTTAACTGAAGGCGATATTATTAAGCATTGTCGTCATCATTTAACAGGATATAAGGTACCAAAGCTGGTAGAATTCAGAGATGAGTTACCAAAATCCAATGTAGGTAAGATTTTACGACGAGAACTTCGAGACGAAGTTAAATCAGCGTAA
- the rnd gene encoding ribonuclease D, whose product MLSFEYISDQASLEQLVAQYQQSDLLVLDTEFVRTRTYYAKLGLIQAYDGKTLALIDPVALPDLSCFWQLLSDTKITKLVHSCSEDLEVFARYGNCQPVPLFDSQIAASLCGLGHGVGYAKLVQMFLEIEIDKGESRTDWMKRPLTDAQLQYAANDVYYLYKLYPQLLAKVNEANRMEWLLEEGERMTEGRLTPPNEELAYLKVKNAFQLFPKQLAYLKVLATWRLQKALKKDSALGFIIKDHAMIALAKKQPKTVTELNQLNDLTDHEKRFHGKDLVKVLQTADLENLPEAVDVIALKNGYKTSFKEVKAILAAIAEEKDVAIEFIGSKRLIHEFLLWLHHKKQTPTPLLLSGWRGALVTNALDSIKFG is encoded by the coding sequence TTGTTATCGTTTGAATACATTAGCGACCAAGCAAGCCTTGAGCAATTAGTCGCTCAATATCAGCAGAGTGATTTACTGGTATTAGACACAGAGTTTGTCAGAACACGAACCTACTATGCCAAGTTAGGTCTCATTCAAGCATATGATGGTAAAACGTTGGCTTTAATTGATCCAGTAGCGTTACCTGATTTGAGCTGTTTTTGGCAGTTATTATCAGATACTAAAATTACTAAACTAGTACACTCATGCAGTGAAGATTTAGAAGTGTTTGCTCGATATGGTAATTGCCAACCAGTACCGCTGTTTGATAGTCAAATTGCTGCCAGCTTATGTGGTTTAGGCCACGGTGTCGGCTATGCTAAGTTGGTCCAGATGTTTTTAGAGATAGAGATTGATAAAGGCGAATCTCGCACCGACTGGATGAAAAGACCGCTAACGGATGCGCAACTTCAATATGCAGCTAATGATGTTTATTATCTCTACAAACTTTATCCGCAACTGTTAGCCAAAGTTAATGAAGCCAACCGAATGGAATGGCTACTTGAAGAAGGTGAGCGCATGACGGAAGGGCGCCTTACACCGCCTAACGAAGAGCTTGCCTATTTAAAGGTGAAGAACGCGTTTCAACTTTTTCCGAAGCAACTTGCCTATTTAAAAGTCCTGGCGACATGGCGTTTGCAAAAAGCCTTGAAAAAAGATTCTGCGCTTGGTTTTATCATTAAAGATCATGCGATGATTGCATTAGCTAAAAAACAACCTAAAACGGTAACCGAGTTAAATCAGTTGAATGATTTAACTGATCATGAGAAACGTTTTCATGGCAAAGACTTGGTTAAGGTTCTACAAACTGCAGATCTAGAAAATTTACCCGAAGCTGTTGATGTTATTGCACTTAAAAATGGTTATAAAACCTCATTTAAAGAAGTAAAGGCGATATTAGCTGCGATTGCAGAAGAAAAAGATGTAGCAATTGAGTTTATTGGGTCAAAACGTTTGATACATGAATTTTTGCTTTGGCTACACCATAAAAAGCAAACTCCAACGCCTTTATTGCTTTCAGGTTGGCGTGGTGCGCTTGTAACTAATGCACTGGATTCCATTAAATTTGGCTAA
- the minE gene encoding cell division topological specificity factor MinE produces MSILDYFRSNKKTNTAVTAKERLQIIVAHQRGERDAPDYFPKMKQEIIEVIRKYVQISEDQVSVQLDQNDDKLSVLELNVTLPDGK; encoded by the coding sequence ATGTCAATACTCGATTATTTCAGAAGCAATAAAAAAACCAATACTGCTGTGACGGCAAAAGAGCGTTTACAGATAATTGTTGCTCATCAACGTGGTGAACGTGATGCGCCTGATTACTTTCCTAAAATGAAACAAGAAATTATTGAAGTTATTCGTAAATATGTACAAATATCTGAAGATCAGGTTTCTGTACAACTTGACCAAAACGATGACAAACTCTCAGTATTAGAGCTTAATGTAACCCTTCCAGACGGGAAGTAA
- the minD gene encoding septum site-determining protein MinD — protein sequence MAQIIVVTSGKGGVGKTTSSAAIATGLALKGKKTVVIDFDIGLRNLDLIMGCERRVVYDFVNVINGEANLNQALIKDKRCDKLFILPASQTRDKDALTKEGVGGVLDELSKDFDYIVCDSPAGIEQGAMMALYFADIAIVTTNPEVSSVRDSDRILGMLQSRSRRAEQNLEPIQEFLLLTRYSPARVKTGEMLSVEDVSEILAIKLLGVIPESQAVLKASNSGIPVINDDESDAGLAYADTVQRLLGEEVPFRFLTEEKKGFLKRIFGS from the coding sequence ATGGCACAAATAATTGTTGTCACATCAGGTAAAGGTGGCGTTGGTAAAACAACTTCAAGCGCTGCAATTGCAACAGGTTTAGCTTTAAAAGGCAAAAAAACTGTTGTTATCGATTTTGACATTGGTCTACGAAACCTTGACCTAATTATGGGTTGTGAACGTCGTGTAGTTTATGATTTCGTCAACGTTATTAATGGCGAAGCGAACCTAAACCAAGCCTTAATTAAAGATAAGCGCTGCGACAAATTATTTATTCTTCCCGCTTCACAAACTCGCGATAAAGACGCCTTGACTAAAGAAGGTGTTGGCGGCGTATTAGATGAGTTAAGCAAAGATTTTGATTACATTGTTTGTGACTCACCAGCCGGTATTGAGCAAGGTGCGATGATGGCGCTATATTTTGCTGATATAGCTATTGTAACAACCAACCCAGAAGTTAGTTCTGTACGCGATTCAGACCGCATTTTAGGTATGTTACAAAGTCGCTCTCGACGAGCAGAACAAAATCTTGAGCCTATTCAAGAGTTTTTATTACTCACTCGCTATTCACCTGCTAGAGTTAAAACAGGTGAAATGTTAAGTGTTGAAGATGTATCAGAGATTTTAGCCATTAAATTACTCGGTGTTATTCCTGAGTCACAAGCTGTATTAAAAGCATCAAACTCGGGTATTCCTGTGATTAATGATGATGAAAGTGATGCGGGCTTAGCTTACGCTGATACTGTCCAACGTTTACTTGGTGAAGAAGTACCATTTAGGTTTCTTACTGAAGAGAAAAAAGGATTCTTAAAAAGGATATTTGGTAGCTAA
- the minC gene encoding septum site-determining protein MinC, translated as MAIQSLELKATSFTLSVLHINTHDFNLIAADLDTKLSQAPQFFIGAPLILNLSAIENHDVDLAALKQLLTDNQLIIVGVTSANESISEQAKALGLAIVKSGKQAKNMPAPTKETKIIKQNVRSGQQIYAKNADLIIFGAVGNGAEVIADGSIHIYGALRGKAMAGAAGDRNSIIIANTLDAELVSIAGQYWLAEHLQQHCSDQRGCVRLNSDTLMVESLPQ; from the coding sequence TAATACTCATGATTTTAATCTAATTGCTGCTGATCTTGATACTAAGTTATCTCAAGCACCACAGTTTTTCATTGGTGCACCATTAATCTTAAATTTAAGTGCAATTGAAAATCATGATGTTGATCTCGCAGCATTAAAACAACTTCTCACTGATAACCAACTCATCATTGTTGGTGTAACATCAGCTAACGAAAGCATTAGTGAGCAGGCAAAAGCTTTGGGTTTAGCGATTGTGAAATCAGGCAAGCAAGCTAAGAACATGCCCGCCCCAACTAAAGAAACCAAAATCATTAAGCAAAATGTCCGCTCAGGACAACAGATTTATGCAAAAAATGCTGACTTAATCATCTTTGGTGCAGTTGGTAATGGTGCAGAAGTCATTGCTGATGGTAGCATTCATATATATGGCGCTTTACGTGGAAAAGCGATGGCGGGTGCTGCAGGAGATAGAAACAGTATTATCATCGCAAACACTCTCGACGCCGAATTAGTTTCAATTGCTGGACAATATTGGCTAGCAGAACATTTGCAGCAGCATTGTAGCGATCAACGAGGTTGCGTTCGCTTAAATAGCGATACACTCATGGTTGAATCATTGCCTCAATAG